The following are encoded together in the Candidatus Methylomirabilis oxygeniifera genome:
- a CDS encoding transposase, which produces MELFEQMRREYEHGEGTITGVARTFGVHRRMVRQALAGAVPPARKRATRQRPTLGPIAAFIDEILEADRHAPRKQRHTAHRIWRRVCQEKPEWPVGESTIRRYVRQRKGALSLVTRDTFIPQSYTWGVEAQVDWYEAWAEVEGEREQVAIFCMRSMASGAAFHRAYRHATQQAFLEAHEEAFAYFGGVFHQLRYDNLKSAVQKILRGRQREETARFVAFRSHWGFESEFCNPARGHEKGGVEGEGGQFRRNYLVPLPVAPDLAQLNALLVAGCREDAQRVIAGRTHTVGAAMVLEREHLLPLAHEGFDLAAVSFPMVNSSGCVKVRTNWYSVPLPVGTRVEAKVQAAYVEVWYDGRRVAQHERCFGRQQPVLELEHYLDVLLKKPGAFAGSTPLHQWRAQGKWPESFDRFWETLRHRHGRQQGTRAMIEVLLLGRQHSYERLRAVVHEAVELGVSDVAAIRYLLDQAPQSVRPCPEAIEIGRLARYERPLPSMAAYDRLLGSLTTEVLQ; this is translated from the coding sequence GTGGAGCTATTCGAGCAGATGAGACGGGAATATGAGCATGGAGAGGGTACGATCACTGGGGTCGCGCGCACGTTCGGGGTGCACCGGCGGATGGTACGGCAGGCCTTAGCCGGCGCGGTACCACCCGCGCGGAAGCGAGCGACACGGCAGCGGCCGACGCTGGGACCGATCGCGGCCTTCATCGACGAGATCTTGGAAGCGGATCGGCACGCCCCACGGAAACAACGGCATACGGCGCATCGGATCTGGCGGCGAGTGTGCCAGGAGAAGCCGGAGTGGCCGGTGGGAGAATCGACCATTCGTCGGTACGTGCGGCAACGCAAGGGAGCGCTGAGCCTCGTGACACGCGATACCTTCATTCCGCAGAGCTACACGTGGGGCGTCGAGGCACAAGTGGACTGGTATGAGGCGTGGGCAGAGGTGGAGGGCGAACGGGAACAGGTCGCCATCTTCTGTATGCGCAGCATGGCCAGCGGCGCGGCGTTTCACCGCGCCTACCGGCATGCGACACAGCAGGCCTTTCTGGAGGCTCACGAGGAGGCCTTCGCCTACTTTGGTGGGGTCTTCCACCAGCTCCGCTACGATAATCTGAAGAGTGCGGTGCAGAAGATCCTGCGTGGCCGTCAGCGGGAAGAGACGGCGCGGTTCGTCGCCTTCCGATCGCATTGGGGGTTCGAGAGCGAGTTTTGCAATCCCGCACGAGGCCACGAGAAGGGCGGCGTCGAAGGGGAAGGGGGACAGTTCCGGCGGAACTACTTGGTGCCGCTCCCGGTGGCCCCCGATCTCGCCCAGCTGAACGCCCTGCTGGTGGCCGGATGCCGGGAGGACGCACAGCGGGTCATTGCCGGCCGGACCCACACCGTGGGGGCGGCGATGGTCCTCGAACGGGAGCACCTGTTGCCGCTCGCCCACGAGGGGTTCGACCTAGCCGCGGTGTCGTTTCCGATGGTGAACAGCAGCGGGTGTGTCAAGGTGCGGACGAACTGGTACTCGGTCCCGCTCCCGGTGGGGACACGGGTGGAGGCCAAGGTGCAGGCGGCCTATGTGGAGGTCTGGTACGACGGGCGACGGGTAGCGCAGCACGAACGGTGTTTTGGACGACAGCAGCCGGTACTGGAGCTGGAGCATTACCTGGACGTCCTCCTGAAGAAGCCAGGCGCCTTCGCCGGATCGACGCCCCTACACCAATGGCGGGCGCAGGGGAAATGGCCGGAGAGCTTCGATCGATTTTGGGAGACGCTCCGGCACCGTCACGGCCGGCAGCAAGGGACGCGGGCGATGATCGAGGTCTTACTGCTAGGACGGCAGCATAGCTATGAGCGGCTACGGGCGGTGGTACACGAGGCCGTCGAACTCGGCGTCTCCGATGTGGCGGCCATCCGCTACTTGCTGGACCAGGCGCCCCAGTCCGTCAGGCCGTGCCCGGAGGCGATCGAGATCGGGCGATTGGCGCGCTACGAACGGCCCCTGCCAAGCATGGCCGCGTACGATCGGTTGCTGGGCTCGCTCACGACAGAGGTGCTCCAGTGA
- a CDS encoding conserved hypothetical protein (Evidence 4 : Homologs of previously reported genes of unknown function) has product MIDEEAKQKALARLSRIEGQVQGVQRMVEEGKYCVDILLQLSAIEGALEQVRKILLGRHIESCVAEAMAAGRAEDRQKKIEELLEVFSRYGR; this is encoded by the coding sequence ATGATCGACGAGGAGGCGAAGCAAAAGGCGCTGGCCCGCTTGAGTCGGATCGAGGGCCAGGTGCAGGGCGTACAGCGGATGGTGGAGGAGGGGAAGTACTGCGTCGATATCCTGCTCCAACTCTCCGCCATCGAGGGCGCGTTGGAACAGGTTCGCAAGATCCTCCTCGGCCGTCATATCGAATCGTGTGTTGCGGAGGCGATGGCCGCCGGGCGGGCGGAGGATCGTCAGAAGAAGATCGAAGAGCTTCTGGAGGTCTTCTCGCGTTACGGCCGGTAG
- a CDS encoding conserved protein of unknown function (Evidence 4 : Homologs of previously reported genes of unknown function), translating to MCQDITLDAYAMYKQGKKIPEIKAVIDRKYAR from the coding sequence ATGTGCCAAGACATTACGCTGGATGCGTATGCCATGTACAAGCAAGGAAAGAAAATTCCGGAGATCAAGGCGGTAATTGACCGAAAATATGCGAGATGA
- a CDS encoding putative insertion sequence IS21 ATP-binding protein (Evidence 3 : Function proposed based on presence of conserved amino acid motif, structural feature or limited homology): protein MSAPVEVAAITQWCRQLHLPTVAGQCGRQAEHAAKAHQSHLAYLEALLEAEVEERERNVVARRIKEARLPKVKTLEDFDFTMAPQVSASVVRTLGTGDWIGRAEPVLFLGDAGTGKTHLAIALAVVACRQRKRVRFTTAAELVNELMEARHQNELSRVLARWMRYEVLVVDEMAYVTMPETAGEVLFQVIAGRAERAAVIVTTNLPFSEWTTMFPNARLCKAMIDRLTDQAHIIETGTESYRFRRTLARQRRAKGA from the coding sequence GTGAGCGCCCCTGTTGAGGTCGCGGCCATCACCCAGTGGTGTCGACAGTTACATCTCCCGACCGTCGCGGGTCAGTGCGGGCGACAGGCAGAACACGCGGCAAAGGCGCACCAGAGCCACCTGGCATACTTGGAGGCCTTATTGGAGGCGGAGGTCGAAGAACGGGAGCGGAACGTCGTGGCGCGCCGGATCAAGGAGGCGCGGTTGCCCAAGGTCAAGACCCTCGAGGACTTCGACTTCACGATGGCCCCGCAGGTCTCGGCGTCAGTAGTCCGCACACTCGGCACCGGCGACTGGATCGGGCGGGCGGAACCCGTGCTTTTCCTCGGCGACGCCGGGACCGGCAAGACGCACCTGGCGATCGCGCTGGCCGTCGTCGCCTGCCGGCAGCGGAAGCGCGTACGGTTCACGACGGCGGCCGAGTTGGTGAACGAGTTGATGGAGGCGCGCCACCAAAACGAGTTGAGTCGGGTGTTGGCGCGCTGGATGCGCTACGAGGTGCTCGTGGTGGATGAAATGGCGTACGTGACGATGCCGGAGACCGCCGGGGAAGTATTGTTTCAGGTGATCGCGGGGCGGGCGGAACGGGCCGCGGTCATTGTCACCACGAACCTGCCGTTTTCCGAGTGGACGACGATGTTTCCCAATGCGCGGTTATGCAAAGCCATGATCGATCGGCTCACCGACCAGGCGCACATCATCGAGACCGGAACGGAATCCTATCGATTCCGACGGACGCTGGCCAGACAGCGGCGAGCGAAAGGGGCGTAG
- a CDS encoding YHS domain protein translates to MAIDPVCKMTVDEKQAAATAVHQGVTYYFCAVGCKRAFEQSPEKYLSK, encoded by the coding sequence ATGGCGATAGATCCCGTGTGCAAGATGACGGTAGACGAAAAACAGGCGGCGGCGACAGCCGTGCATCAGGGGGTGACCTACTATTTTTGCGCCGTAGGCTGCAAGCGCGCCTTCGAACAGTCGCCGGAGAAATACCTGTCGAAATAA
- a CDS encoding protein of unknown function (Evidence 5 : No homology to any previously reported sequences) — translation MNCLLCQSEMNGPHRGYWFECQRCGLLASTLTPAIGDDATHSTIDETERREALDTLRHRGFERVLDTLQQLPIPQPARLLDVGCAHGWFLQEASRRGYLTTGLEPDPAIAAQARRDGLSVISGFFPQDLPERAVFDVISFHDVFEHLPSPRDAAAACFQRLSPGGHLVLWYFQTARACFSGSRGSSAASVSMDPLTACGNVASLLLT, via the coding sequence ATGAACTGCCTTCTCTGCCAGTCCGAAATGAACGGTCCGCACCGGGGCTACTGGTTCGAATGCCAGAGGTGCGGCCTCCTCGCGTCCACTCTGACGCCGGCCATCGGGGACGACGCGACCCACAGCACTATCGACGAGACCGAACGACGAGAGGCCCTTGACACTCTTCGGCATCGCGGCTTCGAACGCGTGCTGGATACCCTCCAGCAGCTTCCTATTCCTCAGCCGGCCCGGCTCCTCGACGTCGGCTGCGCGCACGGGTGGTTCCTGCAAGAGGCCTCTCGGCGTGGCTATCTCACTACCGGCCTGGAGCCGGATCCTGCTATCGCCGCTCAAGCGCGCCGTGACGGGCTCTCGGTCATATCCGGGTTCTTTCCTCAGGACCTTCCTGAACGCGCCGTCTTCGACGTCATCAGCTTTCACGACGTCTTCGAGCATCTTCCTTCGCCCCGAGACGCCGCCGCGGCGTGCTTCCAGCGCCTATCGCCGGGAGGCCACCTCGTTCTCTGGTACTTCCAAACAGCAAGGGCGTGCTTTTCCGGCTCGCGCGGCTCTTCAGCTGCCTCGGTCTCCATGGACCCCTTGACCGCATGTGGCAACGTGGCTTCCCTTCTCCTCACCTGA
- a CDS encoding transposase translates to MAGKNRLRRHWEIIHPDSAGIDVGSREMMWVAIPADREGETVRRFGMFTDDLEAIREWLRAERITTVAMESTGVYWIPLYDVLASAGVEVCLVNPRELKSVPGRKSDLKDCQWLQELHAFGLLRASFRPDDQACRVRSLVRQRQELIDAAARQVQLMQKAMIQMNVRLTEVVADITGKTGMGIIRAILSGERSPQTLVEFRDRRCKYDADTFGRALVGTWRSEHLLALSHAVTLWDTYQRLIGETEAAIKRAVDARPSSAQAGHADDGERTPRRKSKSDYTVDIVASWKQTSEVDLTEIDGISDSTASIIMAEVGLNIDRFETPGRFASWLGLCPAHDISGGKVLRRRTRSCANRVSKALRLAAQAAGRTETALGAFCWRIAARAGKPVAITTTAHKLTRIVWTMLTKGAAYIRASAASAEERYRQRQIHSLITRARSFGLQVTCPVPSEAS, encoded by the coding sequence ATGGCCGGAAAGAACCGTTTGCGTAGGCACTGGGAAATCATCCACCCCGACAGCGCGGGCATCGACGTGGGGTCACGAGAGATGATGTGGGTGGCGATACCGGCGGACCGTGAAGGCGAAACGGTCCGTCGATTCGGGATGTTTACAGACGATCTGGAGGCGATCCGGGAGTGGCTCCGTGCCGAGCGGATTACGACGGTCGCAATGGAATCGACGGGGGTCTATTGGATTCCACTGTACGATGTGCTCGCGTCGGCCGGGGTCGAGGTGTGTCTGGTGAATCCGCGCGAGTTGAAATCGGTTCCGGGCCGCAAGTCGGACCTGAAGGATTGCCAGTGGCTCCAGGAGCTGCATGCGTTTGGCTTGTTACGGGCGTCCTTCCGACCGGACGACCAGGCATGTCGGGTGCGGTCGCTGGTCCGGCAACGACAGGAGCTGATCGATGCGGCGGCGCGCCAAGTCCAGTTGATGCAGAAGGCGATGATCCAGATGAACGTCCGTCTGACGGAGGTAGTGGCCGACATCACGGGCAAGACCGGGATGGGGATCATCCGGGCGATCCTGTCCGGAGAGCGGAGTCCACAGACGCTGGTCGAGTTCCGAGATCGCCGCTGCAAATACGATGCGGACACCTTCGGACGGGCCCTGGTGGGCACGTGGCGATCCGAGCATCTGTTGGCCCTCTCCCACGCGGTGACACTCTGGGACACCTACCAGCGTCTGATTGGCGAGACTGAGGCGGCGATCAAACGTGCGGTCGACGCCCGTCCGAGCTCGGCGCAGGCAGGACATGCCGATGATGGGGAGCGGACCCCCCGCCGGAAGAGCAAATCCGACTACACGGTCGACATTGTGGCGTCCTGGAAACAGACGAGCGAGGTGGATTTGACGGAGATCGATGGGATCAGCGACAGCACCGCGAGCATCATCATGGCGGAGGTGGGATTGAACATCGACCGATTCGAAACGCCGGGCCGGTTCGCGTCGTGGTTGGGCCTGTGCCCCGCCCACGACATCTCGGGGGGGAAGGTGCTCCGGCGCAGGACGCGGTCGTGTGCCAATCGGGTGTCGAAAGCCCTCAGGCTTGCCGCTCAGGCGGCGGGCCGCACGGAGACGGCGTTGGGGGCGTTCTGTTGGCGGATCGCCGCCCGGGCTGGCAAACCCGTGGCGATCACCACCACCGCCCATAAACTCACCCGTATCGTTTGGACCATGCTCACCAAGGGTGCCGCCTACATTCGCGCTTCGGCCGCGTCCGCTGAGGAGCGCTACCGCCAACGGCAGATCCACTCGCTCATCACACGCGCACGCTCATTCGGCCTACAAGTTACCTGTCCCGTGCCGTCTGAGGCAAGTTAG
- a CDS encoding protein of unknown function (Evidence 5 : No homology to any previously reported sequences), with the protein MQRTEKAECEPLNGRDEQRGTAIVAKALPQACAGE; encoded by the coding sequence TTGCAGAGGACTGAGAAGGCCGAGTGCGAGCCACTGAACGGCCGAGACGAACAGCGAGGAACGGCGATCGTAGCGAAGGCGCTGCCACAGGCCTGTGCGGGTGAATGA
- a CDS encoding conserved membrane protein of unknown function (Evidence 4 : Homologs of previously reported genes of unknown function) — protein MPIPVSYSVRNLWARKYTTALTAGGMALVVFVFAVVMMLDAGLKQTLIATGQPNNILVTRRSSGTEIQSSVARAQAAIIESQPEIAIGPDGARMASKEVVVLITQPKRGTGVPTNVTVRGVGAQGLALRPQVRVVFGRMFRPDSTEITVGRSIAERFEGTGIGERLRFGSREWTVVGVFDAGGSAFDSEVWGDGEQMIQAFRRSAFSSLAARLADPSQFDALKQRLDSDPRLTLDVKRERTFYEEQSQVMSNFISYLGLTLSVIFSVGAMIGAMITMYAAVATRTSEIGALRALGFRRGSILVAFLAEALFLGLVGWVVGLACASAMQLVQISTMNWQSFSELAFRFTLTPEIVGKSLVFALTMGLAGGFLPAVRAARMKIVDALRAA, from the coding sequence ATGCCGATTCCCGTCTCATACAGTGTACGCAACCTCTGGGCTCGGAAGTATACCACCGCGCTGACGGCGGGCGGGATGGCGCTCGTCGTCTTTGTGTTCGCGGTGGTGATGATGCTCGACGCCGGACTCAAGCAGACGCTCATCGCGACCGGACAGCCGAACAACATCCTGGTGACCCGCCGCTCTTCCGGCACCGAAATCCAGAGTTCTGTCGCCCGCGCGCAAGCGGCGATCATCGAGAGCCAGCCGGAGATTGCTATCGGCCCTGACGGGGCGAGGATGGCGTCGAAGGAGGTGGTCGTCCTGATCACGCAGCCCAAGCGCGGCACCGGCGTACCGACCAATGTCACTGTTCGTGGGGTCGGCGCGCAAGGTCTCGCCCTGCGTCCCCAGGTCCGGGTCGTCTTCGGACGGATGTTTCGACCCGACAGCACCGAGATCACAGTAGGCAGAAGCATCGCCGAGCGCTTCGAGGGTACGGGGATCGGCGAACGACTCCGTTTCGGCAGCCGCGAGTGGACGGTGGTGGGCGTCTTCGACGCCGGCGGATCGGCGTTCGACTCGGAGGTGTGGGGCGACGGTGAACAGATGATCCAGGCATTCCGACGGTCGGCATTCTCGTCACTCGCGGCGCGTCTCGCCGATCCGTCGCAGTTCGACGCGCTGAAGCAGCGGCTCGATTCCGATCCGCGACTGACGCTCGACGTTAAGCGCGAGCGCACCTTTTATGAAGAGCAGTCGCAGGTCATGTCGAACTTCATCAGTTACCTGGGGCTGACCCTCTCGGTCATCTTCTCGGTCGGCGCAATGATCGGCGCGATGATCACTATGTACGCCGCAGTGGCAACCCGCACCTCGGAGATCGGCGCGCTGCGCGCCCTCGGGTTCCGGCGCGGCTCGATCCTGGTGGCGTTCCTCGCCGAGGCACTGTTTCTCGGACTGGTCGGCTGGGTAGTGGGGCTCGCGTGCGCGTCGGCGATGCAGCTTGTCCAGATCTCGACGATGAATTGGCAGTCGTTCTCGGAACTGGCGTTCCGCTTCACGCTGACGCCGGAGATCGTCGGGAAGTCGCTGGTCTTCGCGCTCACAATGGGGCTGGCCGGCGGGTTCCTGCCCGCGGTGCGCGCCGCGCGCATGAAGATCGTCGACGCCCTCCGGGCGGCGTAG
- a CDS encoding putative Dehydrogenases (Evidence 3 : Function proposed based on presence of conserved amino acid motif, structural feature or limited homology): MRYDTIVVGGGPAGATAALTLATAGARVLLLERRRLPRYKACGGCLSQRVERLLPFDHGRLIEERITGLTFTWRGRDPIEATFPEPVAFMVWRNTFDQALCSRAVDAGVELQDGQTVRAVKASANYIEVDLEGRTVTADFLVGADGACGVVARDLFPDRAQPGLVALDAELPLTSTGEAKLKDRVILDVGQAPGGYGWAFPKGGVASVGVAVDRRAAKRVQSCLTAFLNSSGFGDRNAMRTTGALIPIHCGGNRSLHRGRALLTGDAARLVDPFLGEGIYYAIQSGQHAAQTILTDGSRNGDLSSYQAAVSRTIIPELEAAGRLSRAAHRAPWLWFQVLKRRRAVIDLYRKVLMGEASYRWFEDRVWAGTPRSIVMLFGLWAGRGALSDRRQSAESW, from the coding sequence GTGCGATACGACACGATCGTAGTTGGCGGCGGCCCTGCCGGGGCAACGGCGGCGTTGACGCTGGCAACGGCGGGTGCCAGGGTGCTCCTGCTGGAGCGGCGAAGATTGCCTCGCTATAAGGCGTGCGGTGGCTGCCTATCGCAACGGGTGGAGCGGCTGCTCCCGTTCGACCATGGTAGGCTGATCGAGGAACGGATCACCGGCCTCACCTTTACGTGGCGCGGTCGTGATCCGATCGAGGCGACCTTCCCGGAGCCGGTGGCCTTTATGGTCTGGCGCAACACGTTTGATCAGGCCCTATGCAGCCGTGCGGTTGACGCCGGAGTTGAGCTGCAGGACGGACAGACAGTCCGGGCTGTCAAAGCATCAGCGAATTATATCGAGGTCGATCTTGAAGGCAGAACCGTGACCGCTGATTTCCTGGTTGGGGCTGATGGAGCCTGCGGCGTTGTTGCCAGGGATCTGTTTCCGGATCGCGCGCAGCCTGGTCTCGTGGCGCTGGATGCGGAGCTTCCCTTGACGAGTACGGGAGAGGCCAAACTGAAAGACCGGGTTATCCTCGATGTGGGTCAGGCGCCGGGAGGGTATGGCTGGGCTTTTCCGAAGGGCGGGGTAGCCTCTGTCGGCGTGGCGGTCGACCGCAGAGCGGCGAAGCGAGTCCAGTCGTGTCTGACGGCCTTCCTGAACTCGAGTGGGTTCGGTGACCGTAACGCGATGCGGACCACCGGTGCGCTGATTCCAATCCATTGCGGCGGGAACCGCTCGCTTCATCGCGGACGTGCGCTTCTTACAGGCGATGCGGCACGCCTGGTCGATCCCTTTCTGGGAGAAGGGATCTACTACGCCATCCAGAGCGGACAACACGCGGCGCAGACCATTCTGACAGACGGGAGCCGCAACGGTGATCTTTCGTCATATCAGGCGGCGGTGTCGAGGACGATCATCCCGGAGCTCGAGGCGGCCGGTCGGCTAAGCCGGGCGGCCCACCGGGCTCCGTGGCTGTGGTTTCAGGTGCTCAAGCGGCGTCGTGCGGTGATCGATCTGTACAGGAAGGTCTTGATGGGTGAAGCGAGTTACCGATGGTTCGAGGATCGGGTCTGGGCAGGGACGCCTCGTTCCATCGTCATGCTGTTTGGTCTCTGGGCTGGTCGAGGAGCGCTCAGCGACAGGCGCCAAAGTGCAGAAAGCTGGTAA
- the actP gene encoding copper-transporting P-type ATPase (Evidence 2a : Function of homologous gene experimentally demonstrated in an other organism; PubMedId : 11936079; Product type t : transporter): MARDPICGMDVLPEEAAGTSRYEGVDYYFCATACKEAFDKSPAQYVTGQPEVQNRKSEIPSTLRVTELPIRGMTCASCVARIEDGLSKLSGVQTAGVNFATQQATISYDSQRVTIHRIVQEVRELGYEVATAEVILPVSGMSCASCVQHIEQALAAVPGVVAASVNFATERASVTFLASVVQPTDLRQAIEEAGYGVADVAAGVMPDQEQATADTEIRLLRTKFLVGAALSVPVLVGSFPDWFPWAPALLSDPYMLLVLTTPVQFWVGRQFHRGFWASLKHRTADMNTLVSIGTNAAYLYSAALTLFPASIAPSGMEMMTYYDTAAILMTLIVMGRWLEAKAKGRTSEAIRKLMGLRAKTARVIRDDLVQDIPVEEVRIGDLVLVRPGEKVPVDGIIREGQSALDESMLTGESLPVEKGPGDQVIGATVNKIGGFTFEATRVGRDTVLAQIVRLVEQAQGSKAPIQRLVDRIAGIFVPIVLVIAVVTFGVWLLVGGEQAFLVALSNFVAVLVIACPCALGLATPTSIMVGIGKGAEYGVLIKNAESLERAYRVNVIVFDKTGTLTVGQPSVTDIIPSSTLNTQHSTPDILLRLAASAEQGSEHPLGQAIIDYAKAQGLALARPQEFKAAPGHGIRAVVEGREVLLGNVVLMRQHGIDLAGMDAQAESLSGEGKTPMFVAADGRLFGIIAVADVVKPHSKAAVTALHGLGIEVAMITGDTRRTAEAIAGQVGIDRVLAEVLPEHKALEVRRLQEQGRLVAMVGDGINDAPALAQADVGVAIGTGTDVAMEAADITLIGGDLRSVVTALQLSRLTMRNIRQNLFWAFAYNTVLIPVAAGVLYPLFGVMLSPVLASAAMALSSVTVVSNALRLRRFRPMGVAVSA; the protein is encoded by the coding sequence ATGGCCAGAGATCCGATCTGCGGCATGGATGTGCTCCCCGAGGAGGCCGCAGGTACGAGCCGCTACGAGGGGGTAGATTACTATTTCTGTGCGACGGCCTGTAAGGAGGCGTTCGACAAGTCGCCAGCGCAGTATGTGACTGGGCAGCCCGAGGTACAAAACAGGAAGTCCGAAATACCCTCCACCCTCCGCGTTACCGAGCTTCCGATCAGAGGAATGACCTGCGCGTCCTGTGTGGCTCGGATCGAGGACGGCCTGTCGAAGCTCAGTGGTGTCCAGACGGCCGGCGTCAACTTTGCGACGCAACAGGCGACGATCTCATATGATTCCCAACGGGTGACCATCCATCGAATCGTCCAGGAGGTTCGGGAGCTGGGGTATGAGGTCGCGACGGCAGAGGTCATCTTGCCGGTTAGCGGGATGTCCTGCGCCTCGTGCGTGCAGCATATCGAGCAGGCGTTGGCGGCGGTCCCGGGGGTGGTTGCCGCCTCTGTGAACTTTGCTACGGAGCGGGCGAGCGTGACTTTCCTTGCCTCAGTCGTTCAGCCGACGGATCTGCGTCAGGCGATCGAAGAGGCCGGGTACGGGGTTGCGGACGTGGCAGCCGGCGTCATGCCTGATCAAGAGCAGGCGACGGCCGATACGGAGATCCGCCTGCTTCGGACCAAGTTTCTGGTCGGAGCGGCCCTCAGCGTCCCCGTCCTGGTGGGGAGCTTTCCGGACTGGTTTCCCTGGGCCCCGGCGCTGCTCTCCGACCCCTACATGTTGTTGGTCCTCACCACGCCGGTACAGTTCTGGGTCGGCCGGCAGTTCCATCGGGGGTTCTGGGCGAGCCTGAAACACCGAACCGCCGACATGAATACCTTAGTCTCGATCGGGACGAATGCAGCCTACCTGTACAGTGCGGCGCTCACCCTCTTCCCGGCGTCCATCGCACCGTCAGGGATGGAGATGATGACCTACTACGACACCGCCGCCATTTTGATGACTCTGATCGTGATGGGAAGGTGGCTCGAGGCTAAGGCGAAAGGTCGGACCTCGGAGGCCATCAGGAAGCTGATGGGACTTCGGGCCAAGACCGCCCGGGTGATCCGGGACGACTTAGTGCAAGATATCCCGGTGGAGGAGGTCAGGATCGGCGACCTGGTGCTCGTCAGGCCCGGGGAGAAGGTGCCGGTCGACGGAATCATCCGTGAGGGGCAGTCGGCGTTGGATGAGTCGATGCTGACCGGGGAGAGCCTGCCCGTCGAGAAGGGGCCGGGCGATCAGGTGATCGGCGCGACGGTCAATAAGATTGGCGGCTTCACGTTCGAGGCGACCCGGGTCGGGCGGGACACCGTCCTCGCCCAGATCGTCCGGCTGGTGGAGCAGGCCCAGGGATCGAAGGCGCCAATCCAGCGGCTGGTCGATCGGATTGCCGGAATCTTTGTCCCGATCGTTTTAGTGATTGCCGTCGTCACGTTCGGGGTATGGTTACTGGTCGGAGGGGAACAGGCGTTTCTTGTTGCCCTCTCCAACTTCGTGGCCGTCCTGGTGATCGCCTGCCCCTGCGCGTTAGGTCTGGCGACGCCCACGTCGATCATGGTCGGCATCGGGAAGGGGGCGGAGTACGGCGTCCTGATCAAGAACGCCGAGAGTCTTGAACGGGCCTACCGGGTGAACGTCATTGTGTTCGACAAGACCGGTACGCTGACCGTCGGCCAACCATCCGTCACCGACATCATTCCGAGCTCAACACTCAACACTCAACACTCCACGCCTGACATTCTTCTTAGGCTGGCTGCCTCGGCGGAACAAGGCTCGGAGCACCCGCTTGGGCAGGCCATCATCGACTACGCCAAGGCGCAAGGGCTTGCGCTTGCCAGGCCGCAGGAGTTCAAAGCGGCCCCGGGACACGGGATCAGGGCCGTTGTAGAGGGACGGGAGGTCCTGCTTGGTAATGTTGTCCTGATGCGGCAGCACGGCATCGACCTTGCCGGAATGGACGCCCAGGCAGAGTCGTTATCGGGGGAGGGGAAGACGCCGATGTTTGTCGCTGCCGATGGGCGGCTGTTTGGGATCATCGCCGTGGCCGACGTCGTCAAGCCGCATTCGAAGGCGGCCGTGACCGCCTTGCATGGCTTGGGCATCGAGGTGGCAATGATCACCGGTGATACCCGTCGGACGGCCGAGGCCATTGCCGGACAGGTCGGGATCGATCGAGTTCTGGCGGAGGTCCTGCCGGAGCATAAGGCCCTGGAGGTCCGACGACTTCAGGAGCAGGGGAGGTTGGTGGCGATGGTAGGCGACGGGATCAACGATGCCCCTGCCCTGGCCCAGGCCGATGTCGGGGTCGCCATCGGTACCGGGACCGATGTAGCGATGGAGGCGGCCGATATTACCCTGATCGGTGGCGATCTGCGAAGCGTCGTGACGGCCCTCCAGCTCAGCAGGTTGACGATGCGCAACATCAGACAGAACCTGTTTTGGGCGTTTGCCTATAATACGGTCTTGATTCCGGTAGCCGCCGGGGTCCTCTACCCATTGTTTGGGGTCATGTTAAGTCCGGTCCTGGCCAGCGCAGCTATGGCGCTATCCTCGGTGACTGTCGTCAGCAATGCCCTCCGATTGCGGAGATTCCGACCGATGGGCGTCGCCGTATCGGCATAG